In one Corallococcus sp. EGB genomic region, the following are encoded:
- a CDS encoding inositol monophosphatase family protein: MASDSGGVDIATRALWRFLAGELEPLWSRLLEGSLGAPGPKADGDLVYGVIDELRERTSHFLSRRYPGLPLNEEGQSSWPPRGDCIAVDLVDGTNSLLLGAPLFGLQFATVVGGRVEEAVIFLPTEARLGGAGLHVSRRGAGAHAVLRGETAMRLRVSPVRELAKASIGFDGTTPTVGALYHPPLVAAVTRIRNFGAFCWAGTRLVRGAHLPVSLDAIIAIGNKPWDHLPAVGLVEEAGGQVTCFDGSPHALTHCTELLFSNGHLHAELLGHLRGAGLSRRGT; this comes from the coding sequence ATGGCAAGTGACTCCGGGGGCGTGGACATCGCGACGCGCGCGCTGTGGCGCTTCCTCGCCGGGGAGTTGGAGCCGCTCTGGTCGCGGCTGCTGGAGGGCTCGCTCGGTGCTCCGGGGCCGAAGGCGGACGGCGACCTGGTGTACGGCGTCATCGACGAGCTGCGCGAGCGCACGTCCCACTTCCTCTCGCGCCGCTACCCGGGCCTTCCCCTGAATGAAGAGGGGCAGTCCTCGTGGCCACCCCGGGGCGACTGCATCGCGGTGGACCTGGTGGACGGGACGAACAGCCTGCTGCTCGGCGCGCCGCTCTTCGGGCTCCAGTTCGCCACCGTGGTGGGCGGCCGCGTGGAGGAGGCCGTCATCTTCCTGCCCACGGAGGCGCGGCTCGGCGGCGCGGGGCTTCACGTGAGCCGGCGCGGCGCCGGAGCGCATGCCGTGCTGCGCGGCGAGACCGCGATGCGCCTGCGCGTGTCCCCGGTGCGCGAGCTCGCGAAGGCCTCCATCGGCTTCGACGGGACGACGCCCACCGTGGGCGCGCTCTACCACCCGCCGCTGGTGGCGGCCGTCACGCGGATCCGGAACTTCGGCGCCTTCTGCTGGGCGGGGACGCGGCTGGTGCGCGGCGCGCACCTCCCGGTGAGCTTGGACGCCATCATCGCCATCGGCAACAAGCCGTGGGACCACCTGCCGGCCGTCGGCCTGGTGGAAGAGGCCGGGGGCCAGGTGACGTGCTTCGACGGGTCCCCGCACGCGCTCACGCACTGCACGGAGCTGCTCTTCTCCAACGGGCACCTCCACGCGGAGCTGCTCGGCCACCTGCGCGGCGCGGGGCTGTCCCGGAGGGGCACGTGA
- the hldE gene encoding bifunctional D-glycero-beta-D-manno-heptose-7-phosphate kinase/D-glycero-beta-D-manno-heptose 1-phosphate adenylyltransferase HldE, producing the protein MSRALNEALPPADVLGPHLAALASAGVLVVGDVMLDRYWHGSASRLSPEAPVPVVRVERDECRPGGAANVAVNVAALGARATVVGITGEDADGGALRARLEEAGVCARLVQALGVRTVTKLRVLGARQPLIRLDFEDGLPGGHEAGLLERFVPLLADASAVVVSDYGKGTLREPRGFIQAARAAGRPVLVAPKGRDFTRYAGATVLVPNRGELEAVVGPCPEEAVLTARGLELVRTLSLGALLVTRGEEGMTLLREGHPALHLRASATSVVDVTGAGDTVIAVLAAALGSGVPLPEAVALANAAAGLVVGRPGTSAVTLPELRRALTGPRESARGVVTEERLMALVHDARARGETVALTLGCFDILHAGHVSYLEQMAGLADRLIIAVNDDDSVRRLKGPSRPLNPLAQRMRVLAGLAAVDWVVPFSEDTPERLVCRVVPDVLVKGGDYRPEQIPGQRCVREAGGRVLVLDYVEGCSTTGLVARIHERQGAAKVGPASAGPG; encoded by the coding sequence ATGAGCCGCGCATTAAATGAAGCCCTCCCCCCGGCGGACGTGCTCGGGCCGCACCTCGCCGCGCTGGCGTCGGCCGGGGTGCTGGTGGTCGGAGACGTGATGCTGGACCGCTACTGGCACGGCTCCGCGTCGCGGCTGTCACCGGAGGCGCCGGTGCCGGTGGTGCGCGTGGAGCGGGACGAGTGCCGCCCGGGTGGGGCCGCCAACGTGGCGGTGAACGTCGCGGCGCTGGGGGCGCGGGCGACCGTGGTGGGCATCACGGGCGAGGACGCCGATGGGGGCGCTCTGCGGGCGCGCCTGGAGGAGGCAGGGGTATGCGCACGGCTCGTCCAGGCTCTGGGCGTGCGCACCGTCACCAAGCTGCGCGTCCTGGGGGCGCGCCAGCCCCTGATCCGCCTGGACTTCGAGGACGGGCTGCCGGGAGGCCATGAGGCGGGGTTGCTCGAGCGGTTCGTCCCGCTGCTCGCCGACGCGAGCGCCGTCGTGGTGTCCGACTACGGCAAGGGGACGCTGCGCGAGCCCCGGGGCTTCATCCAGGCCGCGCGCGCCGCGGGACGGCCCGTGCTGGTCGCTCCGAAGGGCCGCGACTTCACGCGCTACGCGGGGGCGACGGTGCTCGTCCCCAACCGCGGCGAGCTCGAAGCGGTGGTGGGGCCCTGCCCGGAGGAGGCGGTGCTGACCGCGCGGGGATTGGAGCTGGTGCGGACGCTGTCGCTGGGGGCGCTGCTCGTCACGCGAGGAGAGGAGGGCATGACGTTGCTGCGCGAGGGCCACCCCGCGCTGCACCTGCGCGCGAGCGCCACCTCCGTCGTGGACGTCACCGGCGCGGGCGACACCGTCATCGCGGTGCTTGCCGCGGCGCTCGGCTCCGGCGTGCCGTTGCCGGAGGCGGTGGCGCTGGCCAACGCGGCGGCGGGGCTCGTCGTGGGCCGGCCCGGCACCAGCGCCGTCACCCTGCCGGAGCTGCGGCGGGCCCTGACGGGCCCGCGCGAAAGCGCGCGGGGGGTCGTCACCGAGGAGCGCCTGATGGCGCTCGTGCACGACGCGCGCGCGCGCGGAGAGACCGTGGCCCTGACGCTCGGCTGCTTCGACATCCTGCACGCCGGGCACGTCTCCTATCTGGAGCAGATGGCCGGGCTCGCGGACCGGCTCATCATCGCGGTCAACGACGACGACTCCGTGCGCCGGCTGAAGGGGCCGTCGCGTCCGCTCAATCCGTTGGCGCAACGCATGCGGGTGCTCGCCGGGCTCGCGGCGGTGGACTGGGTGGTGCCCTTCAGCGAGGACACGCCGGAGCGGCTGGTGTGCAGGGTCGTCCCGGATGTCCTCGTGAAGGGCGGCGACTACCGCCCCGAACAGATTCCCGGCCAGCGCTGCGTCCGCGAGGCGGGGGGCCGGGTGCTCGTCCTCGACTACGTCGAAGGGTGCTCGACGACGGGGCTGGTGGCCCGCATCCATGAACGCCAGGGCGCCGCGAAGGTGGGCCCTGCCTCCGCGGGGCCGGGGTAG
- a CDS encoding FAD-dependent oxidoreductase, with the protein MGMAKRYDVVVVGSGFGGSITALRLAQAGRSVAVLERGRRYNPGQFPRDVTRANELLWNPSVRREARGLYDVRFLSGIGTVTASGVGGGSLVYANIHVRPDPIVFDHPRWPRGFSREALEPYYDKVAHELDVKPFPASIPLKKRDLFQQAARRMGRETFDPDEAVSWTEPSAPGRKACQRCAECEFGCQHGAKNTLDLTYLARAEKLGATVWPGLSVSHVQRVAGGYRVHFQDLATGEKSSVEGSRVVLSAGALGTVEILLRSRDRARTLPLVSEWLGKGYSGNGDFLGSLHGSREEILPWVGPDVATVMRFFDAAPRFTMVTATFNQPATAVLAGLGQPRLGLLGGIGSPLWPKLWPLLHGAFSKGLLSKPVGTGVDPSRTSNLFAIGQDNANGHMVLKGDRLDIEWDYANENFALVNRMTAAMHELASQYGGTFAPLVTWELFRRPFTVHSLGGAHLAESPARGVVSTEGEVFNYPGLYVADGSVIPTSIGFHPVMTLSAVAERIAEAVAHGF; encoded by the coding sequence ATGGGCATGGCGAAGCGGTACGACGTGGTGGTGGTGGGCTCCGGCTTCGGCGGTTCCATCACCGCGCTCCGGCTGGCGCAGGCGGGCCGGTCCGTGGCGGTGCTGGAGCGGGGCCGCCGGTACAACCCCGGCCAGTTCCCCCGGGACGTGACTCGCGCGAACGAGCTGCTCTGGAACCCGTCGGTGCGCCGGGAGGCGCGGGGCCTGTACGACGTGCGCTTCCTGTCCGGCATCGGCACGGTGACGGCGAGCGGCGTGGGCGGCGGGTCGCTCGTCTACGCCAACATCCACGTGCGGCCGGACCCCATCGTCTTCGACCATCCGCGCTGGCCCCGGGGCTTCAGCCGCGAGGCGTTGGAGCCGTACTACGACAAGGTGGCGCACGAGCTGGACGTGAAGCCGTTCCCCGCGTCCATCCCGCTGAAGAAGCGCGACCTGTTCCAGCAGGCCGCCCGGCGCATGGGCCGCGAGACGTTCGACCCGGACGAGGCGGTCTCCTGGACGGAGCCCTCCGCGCCGGGCCGCAAGGCGTGCCAGCGCTGCGCGGAGTGCGAGTTCGGCTGTCAGCACGGCGCGAAGAACACGCTGGACCTCACCTACCTGGCGCGCGCGGAGAAGCTGGGCGCCACGGTGTGGCCGGGCCTGTCCGTGTCCCACGTGCAGCGCGTGGCAGGCGGCTACCGAGTGCACTTCCAGGACCTGGCCACCGGGGAGAAGTCCTCCGTGGAGGGCAGCCGCGTGGTGCTGTCCGCCGGGGCGCTGGGCACGGTGGAGATCCTCCTGCGCAGCCGCGACCGGGCCCGCACGCTGCCGCTGGTGAGCGAGTGGCTGGGCAAGGGCTACTCCGGCAACGGCGACTTCCTGGGCTCACTGCACGGCAGCCGCGAGGAGATCCTGCCGTGGGTGGGGCCGGACGTGGCCACGGTGATGCGCTTCTTCGACGCCGCGCCGCGCTTCACGATGGTGACGGCCACCTTCAACCAGCCGGCGACGGCGGTGCTCGCGGGGCTGGGGCAGCCGCGGCTGGGCCTGCTGGGGGGCATCGGGTCTCCGCTGTGGCCCAAGCTGTGGCCGCTGTTGCACGGCGCGTTCTCCAAGGGGCTGCTCAGCAAGCCGGTGGGGACGGGCGTGGACCCCTCGCGCACGAGCAACCTGTTCGCCATTGGCCAGGACAACGCCAACGGGCACATGGTGCTCAAGGGCGACCGGCTGGACATCGAGTGGGACTACGCGAACGAGAACTTCGCCCTGGTGAACCGGATGACGGCCGCGATGCACGAGCTGGCCTCGCAGTACGGCGGGACGTTCGCGCCGCTCGTCACCTGGGAGCTGTTCCGCCGGCCGTTCACGGTGCACTCGCTGGGCGGGGCGCACCTGGCGGAGTCGCCGGCGCGGGGCGTGGTGTCGACTGAAGGCGAAGTGTTCAACTACCCCGGACTGTACGTGGCGGATGGCTCCGTCATCCCCACGTCCATCGGGTTCCATCCGGTGATGACCCTCAGCGCGGTGGCCGAGCGCATCGCGGAGGCGGTGGCCCATGGCTTTTGA
- a CDS encoding ATP-binding protein, with protein MSATHVTVLCGWPLSGKSETAALVGRELGAHVVDVDVLARAGIGLPEAAWWTTDAGRQRNLNRMAMAYELLHQAVRIHLEVARPQRSLVVVSTYSRPSSWDFLRAVLAPHPEVRFKVLWLRPADDSPAAVRELLGRRAGAGYCGGCTTPDEYFDVKARFVPPPLPHRVVDTWFRHSPEDCAQRALDYVLAP; from the coding sequence GTGAGCGCGACGCACGTCACCGTCCTCTGCGGCTGGCCGCTCTCCGGCAAGAGCGAGACGGCGGCGCTGGTCGGGCGGGAGCTGGGCGCGCACGTCGTCGACGTCGACGTGCTGGCGCGAGCGGGCATTGGCCTGCCGGAGGCGGCATGGTGGACGACCGACGCGGGCCGCCAGCGCAACCTCAACCGGATGGCCATGGCCTACGAGCTGCTCCACCAGGCGGTGCGCATCCACCTGGAGGTCGCCCGGCCCCAGCGCTCGCTCGTCGTGGTGTCCACGTACTCGAGGCCCTCCAGCTGGGACTTCCTGCGCGCGGTGCTCGCGCCTCACCCCGAGGTCCGCTTCAAGGTGCTGTGGCTGCGGCCCGCGGATGACTCACCCGCCGCGGTCCGCGAGCTGCTGGGCCGCCGTGCCGGCGCGGGCTACTGCGGCGGGTGCACGACGCCGGACGAGTACTTCGACGTCAAGGCGCGCTTCGTGCCGCCGCCCTTGCCCCACCGGGTGGTCGACACCTGGTTCCGTCACTCCCCCGAGGACTGCGCGCAGCGGGCCCTCGACTACGTCCTCGCGCCCTAG
- a CDS encoding HAD-IIIA family hydrolase, translating into MVLSAPAARPFVLLDRDGTLIEERGYLRDVDDVRLLPNAAQALHRFRALGLGLVMVTNQSGVARGYFDASRVDAVHARLHELLAREGLHLDGVYVCPHLPDAGCACRKPQPGLGLQAARELGIDLSRSFAVGDKLTDVAWGQALGATALLVRTGHGAGADLSRLPAPARAADDLLHAAELIQRRIHRRGQMERKLTLEAGEARGGAGSLVRRHLLGSIDVKQRLLADCEHAIEDAAQVLSQALRTGGKLLLCGNGGSAADCQHLAAEFVSALSHDFERPGLAAIALTTDTSLITAHANDFGFGHIFERQVQALGRPGDVLIGISTSGESENVVRAFRCARLQGLRTVALTGASGGRLLALADACVRVPSTNTQYVQESHITIAHLLCMLVESGLMAQPVASAGWSVAHGK; encoded by the coding sequence ATGGTGCTGAGTGCTCCCGCCGCACGGCCCTTCGTCCTCCTGGACCGGGACGGCACGCTCATCGAGGAGCGCGGCTACCTGCGCGACGTGGACGACGTCCGCCTGCTGCCCAACGCCGCCCAGGCCCTGCACCGGTTCCGGGCGCTGGGGCTGGGCCTGGTCATGGTCACCAACCAGTCCGGCGTCGCCCGGGGCTACTTCGATGCGAGCCGCGTCGACGCGGTCCACGCGCGGCTTCACGAGCTGCTCGCGCGGGAGGGACTGCACCTGGACGGCGTCTACGTCTGTCCGCACCTGCCCGACGCCGGCTGTGCGTGCCGCAAGCCCCAACCGGGGCTGGGGCTCCAGGCAGCGCGGGAGCTGGGCATCGACCTGTCGCGCAGCTTCGCCGTGGGGGACAAGCTGACGGACGTCGCCTGGGGGCAGGCCTTGGGGGCCACGGCCCTCCTGGTCCGCACGGGCCATGGCGCCGGCGCGGACCTGTCGCGACTGCCCGCGCCCGCCCGGGCCGCGGACGACCTGCTGCACGCCGCGGAGCTCATCCAGCGGCGCATCCACCGGAGGGGGCAGATGGAACGGAAGCTGACGCTGGAAGCGGGGGAAGCACGTGGTGGGGCGGGCTCGCTCGTGAGGCGCCACCTGCTGGGCAGCATCGACGTCAAGCAGCGGCTGCTGGCGGACTGCGAGCACGCCATCGAGGACGCGGCGCAGGTGCTGTCGCAGGCCCTGCGGACCGGAGGCAAGCTGCTGCTCTGCGGCAACGGAGGCAGCGCCGCGGACTGCCAGCACCTGGCCGCGGAGTTCGTCAGCGCGCTGAGCCACGACTTCGAACGGCCGGGGCTCGCGGCCATCGCGCTGACCACGGACACGTCCCTCATCACCGCGCACGCCAACGACTTCGGCTTCGGCCACATCTTCGAACGGCAGGTGCAGGCGCTGGGCCGCCCCGGGGACGTGCTCATCGGCATCAGCACCAGCGGCGAGTCCGAGAACGTGGTCCGCGCCTTCCGCTGCGCGCGGCTCCAGGGGCTGCGGACGGTGGCGCTCACGGGCGCGAGCGGCGGCCGGCTCCTGGCGCTGGCGGACGCGTGCGTGCGCGTGCCCAGCACCAACACGCAGTACGTCCAGGAGAGCCACATCACCATCGCGCACCTGCTGTGCATGTTGGTGGAGAGCGGGCTGATGGCGCAGCCAGTGGCCTCCGCGGGGTGGAGCGTGGCCCATGGCAAGTGA
- a CDS encoding FAD-dependent oxidoreductase: protein MGASAPMEHIRADVAILGGGITGLWLLAHLRGRGYSAVLCESRALGAGQTLSSQGIIHGGLKYALTGTLSAASRALMHMPALWRDCLGGTRAPDLSGARLLSPHQHLVCGFRLAGFFASRLLRGRVSRVDAGALPAPFAEALGRTVDGGVYQLDEPVVDVRSVLAELARAHADALLAVEQEGTMLLQEAGDVRGLEVRARDGRRLRIHGARVVLCAGAGNERLGHQLPSGAAPMQRRPLCMVMLRGALPALYAHWLGSGAAPRVTVTSHRDARGTPVWYVGGALAESGVALDPGAQVERARDELSRLVPGVDLKACAGAVLSVDRAEGRHASGQRPDGPVVAHAGTVTQVWPTKLAFAPRVAEQVESRLSLEGLRPCRVPMPSTEGWPRPALAPLPWDEARTWC, encoded by the coding sequence ATGGGAGCGAGCGCGCCCATGGAGCACATCCGCGCGGACGTGGCCATCCTGGGCGGTGGCATCACGGGGCTGTGGCTGCTGGCGCACCTGCGGGGGCGGGGCTACTCCGCCGTCCTGTGCGAGTCCCGGGCGCTCGGGGCCGGGCAGACCCTGAGCTCGCAGGGCATCATCCACGGCGGCCTCAAGTACGCGCTCACCGGGACGCTGTCGGCGGCGAGCCGCGCGCTGATGCACATGCCCGCGCTGTGGCGCGACTGCCTTGGCGGGACGCGCGCGCCGGACCTGAGCGGCGCCCGGCTGCTGTCGCCGCACCAGCACCTGGTCTGCGGCTTCAGGCTGGCCGGCTTCTTCGCCAGCCGCCTCCTGCGCGGACGCGTGAGCCGGGTCGACGCCGGAGCGCTCCCCGCGCCCTTCGCCGAGGCCCTCGGGCGCACCGTGGACGGCGGCGTCTATCAACTCGACGAGCCCGTGGTGGACGTGCGCTCCGTCCTCGCGGAGCTGGCCCGGGCCCACGCGGACGCCCTGCTGGCGGTGGAGCAGGAGGGGACGATGCTCCTCCAGGAGGCCGGCGACGTCCGCGGGCTGGAGGTCCGCGCTCGCGATGGTCGCAGGCTGCGGATCCACGGTGCGCGGGTGGTGCTGTGCGCGGGCGCGGGCAACGAGCGCCTGGGCCACCAGTTGCCGTCGGGCGCCGCGCCCATGCAGCGCCGTCCCCTGTGCATGGTGATGCTGCGCGGAGCGTTGCCCGCGCTCTACGCGCACTGGCTGGGGAGCGGCGCCGCTCCGCGCGTCACCGTCACCAGCCACCGCGACGCGCGAGGGACCCCCGTCTGGTACGTGGGCGGGGCGCTGGCGGAGTCGGGTGTGGCGCTCGACCCGGGCGCGCAGGTCGAGCGCGCCCGCGACGAGCTGTCCCGTCTGGTGCCCGGCGTGGACCTGAAGGCGTGCGCGGGCGCGGTGCTGTCCGTGGACCGGGCCGAGGGACGCCACGCGTCCGGCCAGCGCCCGGACGGACCGGTGGTCGCGCACGCGGGGACGGTGACGCAGGTGTGGCCCACCAAGCTGGCCTTCGCGCCGCGCGTGGCGGAGCAGGTGGAGTCGCGGCTGTCGCTCGAAGGCCTGCGGCCGTGCCGCGTCCCCATGCCCTCCACGGAGGGGTGGCCGCGCCCGGCGCTGGCGCCGCTGCCCTGGGACGAGGCGCGGACATGGTGCTGA
- a CDS encoding alpha/beta fold hydrolase, protein MAFDYRSGAAVSRTLSQDVSAHGLPVAERYDFLSGDGVPLRLTRFVGGTKGPVLLVHGAGVWSGMFMLPTLKENFVQHLVRHGYDTWLVDWRASVQLPLRQFTLDDAADHDMPAAVRRVREITGAESVQAVVHCAGSAAFFMSMAAGHLSDVRSVVASQVALHHDTPASTRLKALLRVPELLDTGLDSLTPDDASRTPLFQAAFTKVAGFLRMECDSPVCHRLSFMYGRLYRHARLNAETHARLEEQFGRCNLLTFRHLGQLARCGHAVKFDYGRAENLRRYGQARPPDYLDPRPFRRPITFVSSEQNRTYLPSSTERTFQWLREANGASYYQRRMLPGYGHLDTFMGSTASEDTYPVLREALEFQPR, encoded by the coding sequence ATGGCTTTTGATTACCGAAGCGGCGCGGCGGTGTCGCGGACGCTGTCCCAGGACGTGTCCGCCCATGGCCTGCCCGTGGCGGAGCGGTACGACTTCCTCTCGGGCGACGGCGTGCCCCTGCGCCTCACCCGCTTCGTGGGCGGCACGAAGGGCCCGGTGCTCCTGGTGCACGGCGCGGGCGTGTGGAGCGGCATGTTCATGCTGCCCACGCTGAAGGAGAACTTCGTCCAGCACCTGGTGCGCCACGGCTACGACACGTGGCTGGTGGACTGGCGCGCCAGCGTGCAGCTGCCCCTGCGCCAGTTCACGCTGGACGACGCGGCGGACCACGACATGCCGGCGGCGGTGCGGCGCGTGCGCGAAATCACCGGGGCGGAGTCGGTGCAGGCGGTGGTGCACTGCGCGGGCTCGGCGGCGTTCTTCATGTCCATGGCCGCGGGGCACCTGTCGGACGTGCGCTCCGTGGTGGCGTCGCAGGTGGCGCTGCACCACGACACGCCAGCCTCCACGCGCTTGAAGGCGCTGCTGCGCGTGCCGGAGCTGTTGGACACGGGGCTGGACTCGCTCACGCCGGATGATGCGTCGCGCACGCCGCTGTTCCAGGCGGCCTTCACGAAGGTGGCGGGCTTCCTGAGGATGGAGTGCGACAGCCCGGTGTGCCACCGGCTTTCGTTCATGTACGGCCGGCTGTACCGGCACGCCCGGCTCAACGCGGAGACGCACGCGCGGCTGGAGGAGCAGTTCGGCAGGTGCAACCTGCTGACGTTCCGCCACCTGGGGCAGCTTGCGCGCTGCGGTCACGCGGTGAAGTTCGACTACGGCCGCGCGGAGAACCTGCGGCGCTACGGGCAGGCCCGCCCGCCGGACTACCTGGATCCGCGGCCCTTCCGGCGGCCCATCACCTTCGTCTCCAGCGAGCAGAACCGCACGTACCTGCCGTCGTCCACGGAGCGCACGTTCCAGTGGCTGCGCGAGGCGAACGGCGCGAGCTACTACCAGCGCCGCATGCTGCCGGGCTACGGCCACCTGGACACCTTCATGGGCAGCACCGCCTCCGAGGACACCTACCCGGTGCTGCGCGAGGCGCTGGAGTTCCAGCCCCGCTGA
- a CDS encoding aspartate aminotransferase family protein, with product MLFHRRFEHRYPRIVRGQGAYLYDDEGRVYLDAVGGAGVAILGHGLERLARAAAESMRHVSYLHGTQFTTPELEAYGERLVALAPDNLSHVLLMGSGSDAVETALKLAYQYQAGKTGTRRKRKVIATQPGYHGATGLALAVTGKPRDRLLFQGLLPEQCFIPAPDAYRGPGSAEACAMALERKILEEGPEECLAFIVEPVIGASMGIGVPPPGYLQEVRAICDRHDVLLICDEVMCGFGRCGEWFASSLFGVKPDILIQGKGMAAGLMPLSAVYASRAIVEGIHRDGGNFAHGFTFTNHALAAAIGLRVLEHVERHDLLSHVRRQGQVLRERLSELTAFDWVDDVRGLGLFCGFELVADKATRRPFPRSAKVAERVLQRAMARGGNFYFSIGYLPDGTGDSILVMPPYNVTDEELEHLVDILRGTLEDLDPEVRTLRGPAA from the coding sequence ATGCTGTTCCACCGCAGGTTCGAACATCGCTATCCGCGCATCGTCCGCGGGCAGGGCGCCTACCTGTATGACGACGAGGGCCGCGTCTACCTCGACGCCGTGGGCGGCGCGGGCGTGGCCATCCTGGGCCACGGCCTGGAGCGGCTGGCCCGGGCCGCGGCCGAGTCGATGCGGCACGTCAGCTACCTCCACGGCACCCAGTTCACCACGCCCGAGCTGGAGGCCTACGGCGAGCGGCTGGTGGCGCTGGCGCCGGACAACCTCTCTCACGTCCTCTTGATGGGGAGCGGCTCGGACGCGGTGGAGACGGCCCTCAAGCTGGCGTACCAGTACCAGGCCGGGAAGACGGGCACGCGGCGCAAGCGCAAGGTGATTGCCACCCAGCCCGGCTACCACGGCGCCACGGGGCTGGCGCTGGCGGTGACAGGCAAGCCACGAGACCGCCTGCTCTTCCAGGGGCTGCTGCCGGAGCAGTGCTTCATCCCCGCGCCGGATGCCTACCGCGGGCCCGGGTCCGCGGAAGCCTGCGCGATGGCGCTGGAGCGCAAGATATTGGAGGAGGGGCCGGAGGAGTGTCTGGCCTTCATCGTCGAGCCGGTGATTGGCGCGTCCATGGGCATCGGCGTCCCGCCGCCCGGCTACCTCCAGGAGGTGCGCGCGATATGCGACCGCCATGACGTGCTGCTCATCTGCGACGAGGTGATGTGTGGCTTTGGCCGCTGCGGGGAGTGGTTCGCGTCCTCCCTCTTCGGCGTCAAGCCTGACATCCTCATCCAGGGCAAGGGCATGGCGGCGGGGCTCATGCCGCTGTCCGCCGTCTACGCGAGCCGCGCCATCGTCGAAGGCATCCACCGGGACGGCGGCAACTTCGCGCACGGCTTCACGTTCACGAACCACGCGCTCGCCGCGGCCATCGGCCTGCGGGTGCTGGAGCACGTGGAGCGGCATGACCTGCTCTCCCACGTGCGGCGCCAGGGGCAGGTGCTGCGCGAGCGGCTCAGCGAGCTGACCGCGTTCGACTGGGTGGACGACGTGCGCGGGCTGGGGCTGTTCTGCGGCTTCGAGCTGGTCGCGGACAAGGCCACGCGGCGGCCATTCCCGCGCTCGGCGAAGGTGGCGGAGCGGGTGTTGCAACGGGCCATGGCCCGGGGCGGGAACTTCTACTTCTCCATTGGCTACCTGCCCGACGGCACCGGCGACTCCATCCTCGTGATGCCTCCCTACAACGTCACGGACGAGGAGCTGGAGCATCTGGTGGACATCCTGCGCGGCACGCTCGAGGACCTGGACCCGGAGGTCCGGACGCTGCGGGGCCCGGCAGCGTAG